The genomic region TTTAACTGCTTCTCACCATCAAATAATTCCACTGAGCAACAACAACTGACAGCAAGCCTGGTTGGTTGGTTTGTGGCTCATTTTGTCTCTATTTCTGTAACACTACACCCTCACACTCTATGTTGTTGTATTGGCATTAAATTCTAATTATGATTATAATTTTCTTGAGCATCTGAAAAAGAATcatatctgtttattttatttgtcatatCATCACTCAAATTAAAGGACTGCTTCACacacaaatgaccatttgtgtatcagttagtCACACCATGTTCcactgaattcatgaagaaaaccttGTTTTTCTCGCCTGCCTCTactgtgaacgaagaatccaaaaacaaagaaacgtctagatgaattaaagtaaatggGGGCcacttttaacaacagcaaatcatctgtttacaaacactcacacaactcgtgcagtataatccaagtcttgtTTATCCAGCCCCTCGTTTGTGGAAGTGTTTTAATTACAGTAGTAAGGTTTTAGggaaaatgcatgtgtctgaatgtgttactgagcatacaactggagacttggattgtactgcagaagttgtgtgacagtttgtaaattaatgttttgatatagttctgctgttgttaaagaatttttggattcttcgttcaccaggGAGACGTgccagaaaaacagtttttctcacAAATTTTAGGTAAggcagggtgagtaattgatatacagtGATCATTTTGTCAGTGAAATATTACTTTGAGAGATGTATAATTATCATGAAATTGCTCTGACAATAagaaatcattattattatcactgctGTCGATCGTTTGCTAGCAACTATTAATCTGCTGATGGGTTTGTAAAGTAGGGCTTTTTAAACTGCTGGGTTGGAATTGGCAAGAAACTGAATAAGTAAGAAATAAGTAGGTAAGATCAGTATGTAAAATTCATTGTCTCAAATGCGTTCAACCATTTTGTATtaagtttctttctttttttaatgtttggctTCTCACGGTTGTTTTATCCTCATTCAACAATCATTACTCTCAGTAATGAGCTTGATTTTGGCCATGTGGACAGCTCACATGCCCCCCACCACTCCCGTAGTGTTAACAATCCTTGAGGGAGTCTGGGTCCAGGTAAATCACAGGCGGAGTGTGTACTAGCTGAGCTGCTGCCCAGAGGCTGTGGGGCGACGGTGTCGTCCCGGAGCAGGCCAACATCAAAGCCTTTGATCCAGAAGAGCCTGAGGCTACCAACAGCTGACAGCTCTGATTGACagaggagatgcaaaattaTTTTATGACAGAGACCAACACGCTGATATTAAGTTGGCCTTTTGTTCGTGCTTTGTCTTAGTATCTGTTTTGCTTCAGACAGTTCTTGAATAGTACCCATTTTTATCAACGATCTTTTCCTCAAAATTGTGTTCGGATCACACAGTGCCAGGTGTAAATGAATAGAAGGTTCACAGAGATACACAGTGTGTATTGACTTACTTAGTAAAAGTCTGTACGGGGCAACAGACCTCAAACTGCCCTCCAAGAAACTGCAACAATCACAgtcatatttttgtgtttattgtcatttttaaatcttttgaaGGGTTTGTTTTTCTCTAAAGCGTTTGCTCTTTTCAACAGGCGAGATCCACTGATCTGCAGGATGTGTGTGATTCACCCATTCTTCTGCGTAActatttaaattaattacacGTTCCTACTGAGGATGCAGACCTTCAAAAACTGGTGTTTTTATACATAGTTATATGTTTTTCGAAAGCAGCTGGGCACAGTTTGTAGCAAACACTACTCAAACAGGCGTAAATATAGTCCATTTGTTGGGGAATATTTTCAGCTATGGACAAATGAGTGTATGCATTGCTCCTGTGGTGTAGTCGCTTATTCacttttcaattttcagttaaattaaataaataaatatatatacacacacttaaTTTCAGtgacttgtcatttttttttctttcagtttggTGAAGTTTTTAAGCTACCCCTTTGAATGGCCTAACACTGTAGAAATAAACTCTTTGTTTCAACTTAAAAAAGTTAGTGTCCGGACTGCCTTAAAAATTGAAGTCAACTGAATTTTAAAAGACAAGTTGAATCAGTAAGAAATAACCTCAACTTGTCTCAAATTAAGTCAACTTCAAATTTTAAAGCAGCCCCAACAACAAgtattttaagttaaaacaaatagttTCTCTTTACAGTGAAGCTGGAAGCTTCAACTATTCATAATATTTGTACCTTTCTATGTAATTCTTTATTAGgcctacttttagctaactgttacaaccatttatccattacatTTAGCTATTTAAATCTATTAATTTATCAATTACTAGTTTTACCACGCTATTAGGCTACTACCATTTATCCATGAATTTGCgatatacagtattttcaaatatttatccTTTACAAGTAACAGCTAGCTGTTTGACCAATTTATCAATTAATTTAAACTATCTATTTATTCCAACCagttatccattacttttagcaaGATAGTTAAATCTTTTTCCATTACTAGTTTTAGCTAGCTCCTGGACTACTACCATTTACTTGTGAATTTTAGATAAATATGCAAATCAGTACTAATTACTATTTGAACAATTTATCAATTACTGTAGCTAGCAGTtacaaccatttatccattaatTTGAGCTATCCATTTTAGTCTTTATCCATTACTAGTTTTAGCTGGCTAGtacaaccatttatccattactttcaGCTTAGCCTACTGTTTTAACTTTCTGCATGCTCGCTATAATTTTCACACATTCTTAACTGCAACACATAGGCATAGGTGTTGTAGTGGACACTATGTGctgatatatttatattttctatGTAGGCCTCATCATTGTTTCTATTTTGTCAGATCATTTGAGCCACTCTCAGTCTTTTCACCTACCTCCTGGCAACAGCAGAGGTACCTCAGATCCTGTTTGGGAATCACTGATGTAGCATTCACGGCAGCAGGACAAGTGGGACTGAGTTAAAATAAACCACAGTGTCCATgctcatggtaatgaaggaaggATAACTATGGAGGTTTATAACAGAGTGGAATGAGCTACATAAGGCTTTGGATACACAGACAACACTTGTTGGTaggatcaattcattgttggttttggtcttttcatgggatttgttgacaacaagaaaaatatataatagAAGCTGACTAATCCTTTAAATGAAAACCTGGTGAGATTAGATGGTGGATGTTTCAAGTTTGCAATTTTGCTAGTGTATATGTGAGCTTAGTTTCCTGAGTAGAAATAGATAAATGATACATGAAACAAAAATTGAATGTTAGCTTTAATTTTATTAAGTACGGTATCAGACGCTTCACAGATTCATGACTAAATCTGAGATTTTGCTGTCTGCTCATGAAAGAATATTCTAAGACAAACTTGTTTTCAGAAATGACAACTTTGATCAGTACATTGTTATCAGCAGCTATAGAGTGCGTTGATCCTTGCGATGTCCCAGTAGGACAGGCCCTGCCTCTGGCCGATCTGGACGTTGGGGTCGGGGATGGGGGTGATGGTGTCCTTCCCGTACTGGATGGTGAAGGCTGTTCTTCCATAGTGCATGATGGAGGAGTAGTCGTAGGGAGTGTTGAGGTTGTTGGTGGCCTGCTTGTAGAAGTTGTAGGCCATCTGCGGGTTGATGTTCTCCCAGTTGATCCTGACGTAGTAGTCGCGGTCGCTCCTGGTCTGTTCGTGCTGGAAGCCCAGAGCGTGGTTGATCTCGTGCTGGATGATGCCGTGGTAGAGGCAGCCCTGCCTGTTGAGAGAGAGCACCTGTTTGCCTCCTGCTCTGCCCAGAGCGGAGAAACATCCGGCTTTGTTCTCAATGCTGATGTAGTCGTACTCGCTCTGACGGGGGACGAAGCGGAGGCAGGTGCTGCTGTGGAAGGCATTCATGGCGTAGTCGATCTTCTGTCTCTCCCAGCTGCTGAACTCACTGCTCACGGTGAAGGGGATCATCACCATGCCGTTGGAGGCTTTCTTCCACAGGCAGCTATTGTACCAGCACGTCATGGCGTTTCTGGTTGTGGGAAGCAGCAGGTCTCCTTCCAGCAGCATCTCATTGGTGCCGTTGTTGGTGGTCAGAATCCTGGTGGTGATGTCCACGGTGTCTGggacttcttcttctcctccttcctcctggAGAGGAAGTGCCTGAGAGAggccgagcagcagcagcagcagcaggctggcAGAGAGAGTCATCTTCAGGGTCGGTCTGGAGGCTGTGGGGCTTCTGTGGAGAGCTGCTGTGGAGAGACTCCTTGAAGGTTGATGTCTGACTCAGTTCAGTCCAGGGTCTTTATACTCTCCTCTACAGGTGTGTCTGCAGGAGGATTATGGGTTGGGGTCTACACTGCTAGGCCTGAACAAACCTCTGAAGGGAGGACTCCACAGACAAGCCTACTTTTTAAACATAGCATTTAATCCCCCAAAAGTTTCTGTGTCCATTTTGTCCCCTCTGCGTACCACATGGCTCCTTAGCCACACCAAGCTTAgctggttttatttttctttggtttAACAAATGGCTTTTTAGCAACCTTTACCAAAGTATATATGTTCAAATTAAACATGTGTGACCCAAATACAGTTTCTTCACTCTCTGATGACCTGCGTAATTGAAATCCCCTGTGCGCCTCTTATGACAAGCTGTTAAAGTTGTAGCAAAAGCTGCGTGTCCCTCTGTGAGGATGATAGACGGCCTATTGGAACTCTTGCATATGTAGAAGATGGTAATAGGCTCCTGTGGGACATGTTGCTGTGGCCGTGCCCGAGACAGCTCTCTAGTCAAAAAAATGAATACTAAATTGTATGAAACAGTCGAACCTATTGTACAAAACCATCATGGCTGCCCCTCCATCAGGGAAGTAACATCTGTTTACTGATGCACACATGCTAATTTATT from Epinephelus moara isolate mb chromosome 1, YSFRI_EMoa_1.0, whole genome shotgun sequence harbors:
- the LOC126392735 gene encoding high choriolytic enzyme 2-like, yielding MTLSASLLLLLLLGLSQALPLQEEGGEEEVPDTVDITTRILTTNNGTNEMLLEGDLLLPTTRNAMTCWYNSCLWKKASNGMVMIPFTVSSEFSSWERQKIDYAMNAFHSSTCLRFVPRQSEYDYISIENKAGCFSALGRAGGKQVLSLNRQGCLYHGIIQHEINHALGFQHEQTRSDRDYYVRINWENINPQMAYNFYKQATNNLNTPYDYSSIMHYGRTAFTIQYGKDTITPIPDPNVQIGQRQGLSYWDIARINALYSC